Proteins encoded by one window of Rutidosis leptorrhynchoides isolate AG116_Rl617_1_P2 chromosome 7, CSIRO_AGI_Rlap_v1, whole genome shotgun sequence:
- the LOC139860246 gene encoding F-box/kelch-repeat protein At3g06240-like, whose protein sequence is MRLNLIIEALKMAPKGIISIPSELITEILKIGRFREYVPDMLVIGFFYDAVTDDYKVAIICSIPSHDCVYVDIYSGFNDLPIIVAFCLANEKFSEVSLPNDLDILIKCSVCELVNFDGKLAIYVDREIWLMKEYGVKESWTKIILHGLDGNLISLNKPRIFNYNEKILVVSDNQMLMYDIEEVKLCKHICASQNLRNLQIRGQLMFVESLMSLKSIGASC, encoded by the exons GCTGAACTTAATAATTGAAGCCCTAAAAATGGCACCTAAAGGCATTATTAGTATTCCATCTGAGTTAATTACTGAGATCCTAAAAATTGGTCGTTTCAG AGAATATGTGCCTGATATGCTGGTAATTGGATTCTTTTATGATGCTGTGACTGATGATTACAAGGTTGCTATAATTTGCTCTATTCCTAGTCATGACTGTGTTTATGTTGATATTTATAGT GGTTTTAATGATCTACCGATTATCGTTGCCTTTTGTTTAGCAAATGAGAAATTCAGTGAAGTGTCGTTACCTAATGATTTAGATATACTGATCAAGTGCAGCGTTTGTGAACTTGTTAATTTTGATGGAAAGCTTGCTATTTATGTGGATCGTGAAATTTGGTTGATGAAGGAATATGGGGTAAAAGAATCTTGGACTAAGATTATACTACATGGACTAGATGGAAATCTTATATCACTTAATAAAccaaggatttttaattacaatgaaAAAATTCTGGTGGTAAGTGACAATCAAATGTTGATGTATGACATTGAAGAAGTAAAGTTATGCAAACATATATGTGCTTCTCAGAATCTCAGGAACTTGCAAATTAGGGGCCAGCTAATGTTTGTTGAAAGCCTTATGTCACTGAAATCAATTGGGGCCAGCTGCTAG
- the LOC139860247 gene encoding F-box/kelch-repeat protein At3g06240-like has protein sequence MSSINIPPEIMTDILYRLPAKSVGRFRCVSKDWLSQLSSPQFIMTHQNTLNQKHFVLVKSSLYSIPFSNHSLEVSRSPTELRLGFTIDTIWYTIHGSCNGLVLLSFYNFNLRYTRTLSVLNPTTRDLIRLPQVVYNQTSSDLFGFGYDSLTDDYKVVTIRLYNDYDTNFSAGKKFVYVYSLRTKNWTRLSDATSSDYSILIKDSLTSAVFVNGILHWFGKKLSDNLPVIVALSLTNEKFSEVSIPIFPNDVDIKYHCQLVDVGGKLGIFSNAKGTIWLMNEYGVKESWTKILLHGFDRHSMSFQPMISYDKGKFLVADHLNRLLIYDIKERRLSETGEISFDELIGSYIESLVSPKIK, from the coding sequence ATGTCGTCCATCAATATTCCACCAGAGATTATGACCGATATCTTATATCGTCTTCCTGCCAAATCAGTTGGTCGTTTCAGGTGCGTTTCAAAAGATTGGCTATCTCAACTTTCATCACCACAATTCATCATGACCCATCAAAACACCCTCAACCAAAAACACTTCGTTCTTGTCAAATCTTCACTCTATTCGATCCCATTCAGTAACCATTCCCTCGAAGTTTCAAGATCACCAACAGAGCTTAGATTGGGATTTACTATCGATACTATTTGGTACACTATCCATGGTTCTTGCAATGGCCTTGTATTACTGTCTTTTTATAATTTTAACTTGAGATATACGCGTACACTGAGTGTTTTGAACCCAACAACTAGGGACTTAATCCGACTGCCGCAAGTAGTTTATAATCAGACGTCAAGTGATTTGTTTGGATTTGGCTATGATTCATTAACCGATGATTACAAGGTGGTTACAATCCGTTTATATAATGATTACGATACTAATTTTTCTGCTGGAAAAAAGTTTGTTTATGTTTATAGCCTTAGAACAAAGAATTGGACGCGCTTGAGTGATGCTACGAGTAGCGATTATTCGATATTAATAAAGGATTCTCTAACGTCAGCTGTTTTTGTTAACGGTATTCTTCATTGGTTTGGCAAAAAGCTTTCTGATAATTTACCAGTAATTGTTGCTTTAAGTTTAACAAATGAGAAATTCAGTGAAGTATCTATTCCTATATTTCCTAATGATGTTGATATTAAATATCATTGCCAGCTTGTTGATGTTGGTGGAAAGCTTGGTATATTTTCGAATGCTAAAGGTACGATTTGGTTGATGAACGAATATGGGGTAAAAGAATCTTGGACTAAGATTTTACTCCATGGTTTCGATAGACATTCGATGAGTTTTCAACCCATGATTTCTTACGACAAAGGAAAATTTCTAGTGGCTGATCACTTGAACCGACTGTTGATATATGATATTAAAGAAAGACGTCTTTCTGAAACCGGTGAGATTTCATTTGATGAGTTGATAGGTAGTTATATTGAAAGCCTTGTTTCCCCAAAAATCAAATAG
- the LOC139860248 gene encoding F-box/kelch-repeat protein At3g06240-like: protein MAPKGIISLPSELILRSYIVFHPNQLVISVEETIPVEFHIKLAFFKPIVYGSYNGLVLMMSIYHHGFVPDMLVISNPTTREYVELPKCDYGSGIMFRRYKIGFNYDVVTDDYKAVAICCVVCSYNVYSTCTYVDVYSLRTNTWKRVTDYPYKHHRWTNKPDGLVNGFLHWVTQGPNDLLVIVAFCLAN from the exons ATGGCGCCTAAAGGCATTATTAGTCTTCCATCTGAGTTAATCCTGAGATCCTATATCGTCTTCCATCCAAATCAATTGGTCATTTCAG TAGAAGAGACAATACCAGTAGAGTTTCACATAAAATTGGCTTTTTTCAAACCCATTGTTTATGGTTCTTACAATGGCCTTGTTTTGATGATGTCTATTTATCACCATGGTTTTGTGCCTGATATGCTGGTAATTTCAAACCCTACAACTAGAGAATATGTGGAATTGCCAAAATGTGATTATGGTTCAGGAATTATGTTTCGCAGATATAAGATTGGGTTCAATTATGATGTCGTCACTGATGATTACAAGGCTGTTGCAATTTGCTGTGTTGTTTGTTCTTATAATGTTTATTCAACCTGTACTTATGTTGATGTTTATAGTCTTAGAACTAATACTTGGAAGCGGGTGACTGATTATCCTTATAAGCATCATCGGTGGACGAATAAACCAGATGGTCTTGTTAATGGTTTTTTGCATTGGGTAACTCAGGGTCCTAATGATCTACTGGTTATCGTTGCCTTTTGTTTAGCAAATTAG